TCAGGCTCACGTTCCAAAACTTTTTGATAACCAGAAGCTTCGGCTTCGAGCTTAGTTAATTCTTGTTGTGAAAGTGTAATTACCTCATTATTGACATTTTGGGTAAATTGTTGTCCCTCAACCACGCTACCCACTAAAGGAAGAGCCGAAACAGTTATTAGGGAAAATAACATTATTCCCAAAACTAGATAAATCCAACGACTGCGCTTTTTATTCATGCTCTTATCACCAAATTAGAATCGGCAGATTATACTTGATTTGTTTGCTATGCTCAGCATACTTGCTCCAGTATTGTTTATTCTAAACTCGAAAGCCAACTGCTCAAGCTTTGTTTAGACATATAAAAACTACTGGTTATTTTAAATTACATGAGAGTATAAAATATGATCTCTCTTATAGTTTGATCTCTCTTACATCTTCTTGATGCAGTCGCTCTAAGAAGCAAGCCTTCATCGCGCTGCATCGCTAATAACGTTTGCGCTATCAAATCTCTATATGAATTCGGTTCAATATAATTCTAAACCACCCCAACAACCTTCCACTGCTGTCTATCAATCGGCTGAATCGACCATGTCTAACCAATTTCAAGATTCTGTCTCATCTAACCCCCAATCCCAGCCTACCCCAGAAAGAAAGCAACCAATTCCACCTCCTTCTCATCCACGACAATATCGCGCTATAGGCTTAATTCAAGCTAAATATCAGCAAAGTGCCGAACAGATGACTCAAGGCACTTTATTAACTACTGATGGAGCAGAAATAGAAGCGGTTTTGCTGGGTCGTATTATCAGCTTAATTAAAAACCATCTCGACCTAGAACAAGAACACCTGTGGGTAGTATATCCTAGAACCAAAATGCACGAAGATCGTCTTCATGCTCAAATTGTCGGGGTATGGGAACCAGAGACTTTAAGTCAAGATTCTGATGCAGAAGAGATCTTAGGTGAGAAAACAGATCACGGTTATTTCTCAATTCGAGGGGAAGTAATTTTTTACTCGACCGAAGAAAAAATTATCATTGTCAAAATTAAGCAATTTCCTCGTAAGGAAGGAGAGAAGCCTAAGTTCTTCAAACTAAAGTTACAAGGAGTTCTCGGCGAAAAACCTTTAAGACGTTTTTGGGATTTAAAAGTTCGCCTCGAAGGTGAAGATTTAATTATTGAGGAAGGAACGGATCTCGGTTTTGCTACCAAACGTAAGCCTAAATTTAAGAAAGATCCGAAAAAAATTCAGCTAAAGTCGGCTCGAAGCAATAAATCTAGTCCTACTGCTCGACCGATTTTACCTAAGAAAAAGAAGAGTGAATAGAAATCAAGAGTTAAAAGCGGGCAGTTAAGGCGGCTGAAGAAGTAAGAATACTCTTGCAAGACGCGTTTTGAGGAGGACAAGACGGGCGAAGTTTCCTCGCCCGCTTGATATGTCTGTTGGTCAGCTGACCACTCAAAAGCCACCTCATTCTAAAGAAATTATTGACCTATTAGTGTCTTGAGGCATAAAAGCGCGATCGCTAGACAGAGGCGCGACTGGTTCGGTCAAGGTAAACTTGCCTGTTTCAATCCATTTTTTTAACTCTTGCGCTACTTTGAGTGAACGATATTTGCTGGCTAGGGGAGCAACTCTGACGGACTTACCATCAATAATTACATAGCCTTTTTGTAGCTGTTCGTAGCTGACCAAGCCAAAAGTAGGGCGAACTCGGCGGGGAATTGAAAAATCAATTACAGGAGCAACAATATTCTGGTCTACCACAGAGCAATTTTGGATTACCTCTTCTTTGGTTACTGGCAAAGCTATCCCTACCCCAAGCATGAGAGAAGGACCATAATTTTTGAAGTAGCATCCTCGCACCCAGTCAGCATCCATCTGTTTAGCATCGCCAATTAACGCTACCGTAGCAGCAGGACCGATAGGAGTGCGATTGGGTAAGCGTTTTTGCAGTGGGAAATGTTGTGTTCCTTCCCAGGCAATATAGCCTATCCCACCTCCCAAAAAGATTTTGCTGCCAATGCCTACCGAGGCTAAGTCTGGATCGTTGAGCAAAGGGGAAATTGCCCCAGGATTGGAATAAACCGCGTTGCCCAATCTAGGTTGTAAAGTTCCCAAATAAGTATATAAAGTGCGATCGCCTCCGTTAACTCCCACAATAAAGTTTTGGTAAAGATTACGGGGGTTAAATAAGTAAAATTGATTGATTTTGTCTTTGGTAATAGTATTTTCCCAAATCGCACGAGGATAGCAATCGGTTTTTTGCCCAATCGCCTTAAGTTGAACTGATTTACCGGCAATCAAGTCTTCAATAACATGACCACCGCCTTTTTCTGTGCCGATACCTTCGCGTAGACTAGGATCGGTTTCCTGTAGGTTATAATCGGCTGTTGCCGTTGCTCCTAAGTAAAGATCTACAGCACCGAAAGCTGCATAGGCAGCTATGCCATCTAGCCAGCACTGACGAATCTTAATCGGTGGATCGGTATGTCCCAGGTTGATAATTGCCCCTGAAGACTCCATTGGCTCAAATGTTCCAGTGGTAACAACATCTACTTGTTTAGCTACCTTAGTTACCCCAAGCTGGGCAACTTTGGCTTTAACCTCTTCTACTGTCCAGGCAACAGCTTGATTACGAATGATTTTATCGTTGATTTCGGCGATCGTCCGCATAGTTATTTATTCATCGAACATCCATCGTTACTTGCTACTTTTCTTCGGCTTTTGCCACTTCTTCTATCTTAATTGGCTCTTCTATACGACGATTTGCCGCAATAGAATAATTCCAATTATCTAAAACATCCTTAATAATTACTTCTTTAAACCAAATCTGACCGACTACTGTTAGGGGTAAAGACAGAAACAAACCCAGAAAACCAAAAAAAGTAGCAAAAAATAATTGAGACACAAGCGTGATCGCAGGAAGCAAAGATACCTGCTGTGCCATAACTATCGGAGTTAAAATATTGCTTTCGACCTGTTGAATAATTATATAAAGTATTAAGACTGCTACAGTTTTCCAAGGAGCTTCAATTAAAGCGATCGCCATAGGAGAAAGTACACTCA
Above is a window of Coleofasciculaceae cyanobacterium DNA encoding:
- a CDS encoding homocysteine biosynthesis protein codes for the protein MRTIAEINDKIIRNQAVAWTVEEVKAKVAQLGVTKVAKQVDVVTTGTFEPMESSGAIINLGHTDPPIKIRQCWLDGIAAYAAFGAVDLYLGATATADYNLQETDPSLREGIGTEKGGGHVIEDLIAGKSVQLKAIGQKTDCYPRAIWENTITKDKINQFYLFNPRNLYQNFIVGVNGGDRTLYTYLGTLQPRLGNAVYSNPGAISPLLNDPDLASVGIGSKIFLGGGIGYIAWEGTQHFPLQKRLPNRTPIGPAATVALIGDAKQMDADWVRGCYFKNYGPSLMLGVGIALPVTKEEVIQNCSVVDQNIVAPVIDFSIPRRVRPTFGLVSYEQLQKGYVIIDGKSVRVAPLASKYRSLKVAQELKKWIETGKFTLTEPVAPLSSDRAFMPQDTNRSIISLE